The following proteins come from a genomic window of Corynebacterium hansenii:
- a CDS encoding response regulator: MTAATPAQKPLRIVLAEDSPLLRAGVEAVLARGGHEVVAAVGDGDALVDAVRATVPDLVITDVRMPPGHSDEGLRAAAQLRRERPTLPVIVLSQYVSVAYVDDLMAGGGRSLGYLLKDRVAHVRHFLDAVADVAAGQTIIDPEVVRALVGGAAASGPLATLTPREREVLSLMAEGRTNHAIAEELVVSEAAVRKHIGGIFSKLPLDDGADRRVSAVLAYLRSEVR, translated from the coding sequence ATGACCGCCGCCACCCCCGCGCAGAAACCGCTGCGCATCGTCCTCGCCGAGGACTCGCCCCTGCTCCGCGCGGGGGTGGAGGCCGTTTTGGCGCGCGGCGGCCATGAGGTCGTCGCGGCCGTGGGCGACGGCGACGCCCTCGTCGACGCGGTGCGCGCGACGGTGCCCGACCTGGTGATCACCGACGTGCGCATGCCGCCGGGCCATTCCGACGAGGGCCTGCGCGCCGCCGCCCAACTGCGCCGCGAGCGGCCGACGCTGCCGGTGATCGTGTTGTCGCAGTACGTGTCGGTGGCGTACGTCGACGATTTGATGGCCGGCGGCGGCCGCAGCCTCGGGTACCTGCTGAAGGACCGCGTCGCCCACGTCCGCCACTTCCTCGATGCCGTCGCCGATGTGGCGGCGGGCCAGACGATCATCGACCCGGAGGTCGTCCGCGCGCTGGTCGGCGGTGCGGCGGCGTCGGGCCCGCTGGCCACGTTGACGCCCCGCGAGCGCGAGGTGCTGTCGCTCATGGCGGAGGGCCGTACGAATCATGCGATCGCCGAGGAGCTGGTGGTGTCGGAGGCGGCGGTGCGCAAGCACATCGGCGGGATCTTCTCCAAGCTTCCGCTTGACGACGGCGCCGACCGCCGCGTGTCCGCCGTCCTCGCGTACCTGCGGTCGGAGGTCCGATAG
- a CDS encoding SDR family oxidoreductase: MAAAKGLPRTALTHGPKLPAARGRALVTGASSGIGWACAEALRDAGFEVIGTSRKGAGAPHPGGIEMVALDMGDPTSIAAAADRVLEGGAPTVVVANAGESQSGPFEELPADALNRVFQVNVLGQVDLVQRLLPGMRAAGRGRVILVGSMLGSLPLPHRSSYVATKAALRGFGLALRGEVSRFGIGVTVVEPGSINTGISTRRTKYGAAEGSPYREDTTTMVRNLDANEAKGISAEEVAETITREITADRPLPLVARGSRAGLVVPLTRILPTEATLALMRRVHGLK, from the coding sequence GTGGCGGCCGCGAAGGGCCTGCCCCGCACCGCGCTGACCCACGGGCCGAAGCTGCCCGCCGCGCGCGGCCGGGCGCTGGTCACCGGCGCGTCGTCGGGCATCGGCTGGGCGTGCGCGGAGGCGCTGCGCGACGCCGGGTTCGAGGTGATCGGCACCTCCCGCAAGGGCGCCGGCGCGCCGCATCCCGGGGGCATCGAGATGGTGGCGCTCGACATGGGCGACCCCACGTCGATCGCCGCCGCGGCCGACCGGGTCCTGGAGGGCGGGGCGCCGACCGTCGTCGTCGCCAACGCCGGCGAAAGCCAGTCGGGCCCCTTCGAGGAGCTGCCCGCCGACGCCCTGAACAGGGTGTTCCAGGTCAACGTGCTGGGCCAGGTGGATCTGGTGCAGCGGCTGCTGCCGGGGATGCGCGCCGCCGGCCGCGGCCGGGTGATCCTGGTCGGGTCGATGCTGGGCAGCCTGCCGCTGCCGCACCGGTCGTCGTACGTGGCCACGAAGGCGGCGCTGCGCGGTTTCGGCCTGGCGCTGCGCGGCGAGGTGTCGCGCTTCGGCATCGGCGTCACCGTCGTGGAGCCGGGGAGCATCAACACCGGCATCTCCACCCGTCGCACGAAGTACGGTGCCGCCGAGGGCTCGCCCTACCGCGAGGACACCACCACGATGGTGCGCAACCTCGACGCCAACGAGGCCAAGGGCATCTCCGCCGAGGAGGTCGCCGAGACGATCACGCGCGAAATCACCGCCGACCGCCCGCTGCCCCTGGTGGCGCGCGGATCGCGGGCTGGGCTGGTCGTGCCGTTGACGCGCATCCTGCCGACGGAGGCGACGCTGGCCCTCATGCGACGTGTGCACGGGCTGAAGTAG
- a CDS encoding DedA family protein, producing the protein MQTIIDWSVSLMGTLGPPGVAVAILVETIIPPVPSEFFLPLAGFTATTGKFSWWAVVAWATGGSVLGAFVLYWAGAALGAERVRALAGKMPLARTSDVDKALRWFGKHGDASVFLGRMVPGIRSIISIPAGLKRMPLLKFTLYTTAGSAIWNGVLVYLGVLLGNRWHIVAEWIDGFSVVLYVLLAVAAVVVVAFAVRRSRRERMRAERARAQRPRVELLKLDDGPRDATSGGGRS; encoded by the coding sequence GTGCAAACGATCATCGACTGGTCCGTGTCCCTGATGGGCACGCTGGGGCCGCCGGGCGTGGCGGTGGCCATTCTCGTGGAGACCATCATCCCGCCGGTGCCGTCGGAGTTCTTCCTGCCGCTCGCCGGATTCACGGCGACGACGGGGAAGTTCAGCTGGTGGGCCGTGGTGGCGTGGGCGACGGGCGGATCGGTGCTCGGCGCGTTCGTCCTGTACTGGGCGGGCGCGGCGCTGGGGGCGGAGCGCGTGCGGGCGTTGGCCGGGAAAATGCCGCTGGCGAGGACGTCGGACGTGGACAAGGCGCTGAGGTGGTTCGGCAAGCACGGCGACGCGTCGGTGTTCCTCGGCCGCATGGTGCCGGGCATCCGGTCGATCATCTCGATCCCCGCGGGCCTGAAGCGGATGCCGCTTCTGAAGTTCACCCTGTACACGACGGCGGGGTCGGCGATCTGGAACGGCGTGCTGGTGTACCTGGGCGTGCTGCTGGGCAATCGGTGGCACATCGTCGCGGAGTGGATCGACGGGTTCTCCGTGGTCCTGTACGTGCTGCTGGCGGTGGCCGCGGTGGTGGTCGTGGCGTTCGCGGTGCGGCGGTCGCGGCGAGAGCGGATGCGGGCCGAGCGCGCCCGTGCGCAGCGCCCGCGGGTCGAGCTGCTGAAGCTTGACGACGGCCCGCGTGACGCCACGAGCGGCGGGGGTCGATCGTGA
- a CDS encoding YciI family protein — protein MQYLLSVHGRRDINPYDSDEDMHAAFERVGVFNQSLQDRGHWVLAGGLVPPEAAKTVLPDGSVVDGPYLDADTFPSGFWIIEADGDDIALDLASEAAEACANTVEIRALAE, from the coding sequence ATGCAGTATCTCCTGAGCGTCCACGGGCGCCGTGACATCAACCCCTACGACTCGGACGAGGACATGCACGCCGCGTTCGAACGCGTCGGCGTGTTCAACCAGTCCCTCCAGGACCGTGGCCATTGGGTGCTCGCCGGCGGGCTGGTCCCGCCGGAGGCGGCGAAGACCGTGCTTCCCGACGGGTCGGTCGTCGACGGCCCGTACCTCGACGCCGACACGTTCCCGAGCGGCTTCTGGATCATCGAGGCAGACGGCGACGACATCGCCCTCGACCTGGCCTCCGAGGCCGCCGAGGCCTGCGCCAACACCGTGGAGATCCGCGCGCTGGCGGAGTAG
- a CDS encoding saccharopine dehydrogenase family protein, producing MTRDDNASERTDRIDDASTATDRTAPDRAGRPHDIVVFGATGFVGELVAKHLAAHAPAGTSIALAGRDRAKLSAVRDGLAGAPAGDGARATTAADWPLIVADASSESDMRELAESTRVVLTLVGPYASYGRKLAHACAAAGTDYVDLTGEVLFAHDSIAANHELAKSTGARIVHSCGFDSIPSDIGVKVLHDAAAAAGDGNLGETTLVVTHMRGGVSGGTIDSMRRQLQELKENKELGRIVRSAYSLNPGMRGPGPSYQDDAPIVAREEVYAGESGAFAPFFMAPYNTRIVRRTAALLDADAGQRGVEGDPGTDGAGLGGANVNGANAGDSVGYGEGFRYREVMSVGRGLKSAARARAVKAGMGALIGGMMFGPTAKLLDKKLPAPGEGPSEESRARGRFTIDVHSVTLSGAQWTSRVELEKDPGYDGTAMMISAAALALAFDRDRLPNRYGVLTPASGIGDALVDRLREGGMKIEARKVK from the coding sequence ATGACACGGGACGACAACGCCTCTGAACGAACCGACCGGATCGACGACGCTTCGACCGCGACGGACCGCACCGCGCCCGACCGCGCCGGCCGCCCCCACGACATCGTGGTGTTCGGCGCCACCGGGTTCGTGGGCGAACTCGTCGCAAAGCATCTCGCCGCCCACGCGCCCGCCGGGACGTCGATCGCCCTGGCCGGCCGCGACCGCGCGAAGCTCTCCGCGGTGCGCGACGGCCTCGCCGGAGCCCCCGCCGGCGACGGCGCCCGCGCGACGACGGCGGCGGACTGGCCGCTCATCGTCGCCGACGCCTCCTCCGAATCGGACATGCGCGAACTCGCCGAATCCACCCGCGTGGTGCTCACCCTCGTCGGGCCCTACGCCAGCTACGGCAGGAAGCTGGCCCACGCCTGCGCCGCCGCCGGCACGGATTACGTCGACCTGACCGGCGAGGTCCTCTTCGCCCACGACTCCATCGCCGCCAACCACGAGCTGGCCAAGTCCACCGGCGCGCGCATCGTCCACTCGTGCGGCTTCGATTCCATCCCCTCGGACATCGGCGTCAAGGTGCTTCACGACGCCGCCGCGGCCGCCGGCGACGGAAACCTCGGAGAAACCACCCTCGTGGTCACCCACATGCGCGGCGGGGTGTCCGGCGGCACGATCGACTCGATGCGCCGGCAGCTGCAGGAGCTCAAGGAGAACAAGGAGCTCGGCAGGATCGTGCGGTCGGCGTACTCCCTCAACCCCGGCATGCGCGGCCCGGGGCCGTCCTACCAGGACGACGCGCCCATCGTCGCCCGCGAAGAGGTCTACGCCGGCGAATCCGGGGCGTTCGCGCCGTTCTTCATGGCGCCGTACAACACCCGCATCGTGCGCCGCACCGCCGCGCTGCTCGACGCCGACGCCGGGCAGCGCGGGGTCGAGGGCGATCCCGGCACCGACGGCGCGGGCCTCGGCGGCGCCAACGTCAACGGCGCCAACGCCGGCGATTCCGTCGGCTACGGCGAAGGCTTCCGCTACCGCGAGGTCATGTCCGTCGGCCGCGGCCTGAAGTCGGCCGCCCGCGCCCGCGCCGTGAAGGCCGGCATGGGCGCGCTGATCGGCGGCATGATGTTCGGCCCCACCGCGAAGCTGCTGGACAAGAAGCTGCCGGCGCCCGGCGAAGGCCCGTCGGAGGAAAGCCGCGCCCGCGGCCGCTTCACCATCGACGTCCACTCGGTGACGCTGTCCGGCGCGCAGTGGACCAGCCGCGTCGAACTGGAGAAAGACCCCGGCTACGACGGCACGGCGATGATGATCTCCGCCGCCGCGCTGGCCCTGGCCTTCGACCGCGATCGCCTGCCGAACCGGTACGGCGTGCTCACCCCGGCGTCCGGCATCGGCGACGCGCTGGTCGACCGCCTGCGCGAGGGCGGCATGAAGATCGAAGCCCGAAAGGTGAAGTGA
- a CDS encoding nuclear transport factor 2 family protein: protein MTDSTPPTNLPDPIAAWVAADRAMDVDGMRALMSPGVTLVSPLTDAFDFTGPVDVAGVFAAAFDVLDDVDVARVTGAGPDWAIHATNTVNGRPLEEIQWLHLGADGLIDRITLFMRPVASAAELLATIGPALARRGLMMPGPARAASVLGRMPAMQLHMAEKRIMPRLRPGRA from the coding sequence ATGACCGACTCCACCCCGCCCACCAACCTCCCCGATCCCATTGCCGCATGGGTCGCGGCGGACCGCGCAATGGACGTGGACGGCATGCGCGCCCTGATGTCGCCCGGGGTCACGCTGGTGTCGCCCCTGACGGATGCCTTCGACTTCACCGGCCCCGTCGACGTCGCCGGGGTGTTCGCCGCGGCATTCGACGTCCTCGACGACGTCGACGTCGCCCGCGTGACGGGCGCCGGGCCGGACTGGGCGATCCATGCCACGAACACCGTCAACGGCCGCCCGCTGGAGGAGATCCAGTGGCTGCACCTGGGCGCCGACGGCCTGATCGACCGCATCACCCTGTTCATGCGCCCGGTTGCGTCGGCGGCGGAGTTGCTGGCGACGATCGGCCCGGCGCTCGCCCGGCGCGGCCTGATGATGCCGGGCCCCGCGCGGGCGGCGTCGGTCCTGGGCCGGATGCCGGCGATGCAGCTGCACATGGCGGAAAAGCGCATCATGCCCCGGCTGCGGCCGGGCCGCGCCTAA
- a CDS encoding DUF488 domain-containing protein, translating to MGDSTRETSAGEASGDAGGGSIRTAKIHDLRSGADGAGGGRTVLVDRLWPRGVAKDDVDLDDWFKDVAPSPDLRKWFGHDPDKFGGFADRYRHELDERAKRIPESRRGSGDEGAGSGSGNDVAADGADSEAAELAELIRAAGAATVAKPLILVYAAKDRDHNHALVLAEWLRGEVD from the coding sequence ATGGGCGATTCAACGCGAGAAACGTCGGCGGGCGAAGCATCGGGGGACGCCGGCGGCGGGTCGATCCGCACGGCCAAAATCCACGATCTTCGGTCCGGCGCCGACGGCGCGGGCGGCGGGCGCACCGTGCTCGTCGACCGGCTCTGGCCGCGGGGAGTGGCCAAGGACGACGTCGACCTCGATGATTGGTTCAAGGACGTCGCCCCCTCCCCCGACTTGCGGAAATGGTTCGGCCACGACCCGGACAAGTTCGGAGGATTCGCCGACCGCTACCGCCATGAGCTCGACGAGCGCGCCAAGCGGATCCCCGAATCACGTCGGGGCAGCGGAGATGAAGGGGCCGGGAGCGGAAGCGGGAACGATGTCGCGGCAGATGGCGCCGATTCCGAGGCGGCCGAACTGGCGGAACTGATCCGCGCGGCCGGTGCGGCGACCGTCGCAAAGCCGCTGATCCTGGTCTACGCGGCGAAGGACCGCGACCACAACCACGCCCTGGTGCTGGCGGAGTGGCTGCGCGGCGAGGTCGACTGA
- a CDS encoding MFS transporter: protein MTVTRNTPGFSGPPDDPIEPGNSGTSHAPTAPQSPARPAIGRRDWLRVGLAMFAIGYGANLFAPMLEVYRDLNGTSQSSVTAMFGIYAAGLVPALLIFGPISDRRGRRAVLRPAMLVSATGTVILASAAAGPEWLLFPGRFVVGASVGMAMACGAAWIKQLSVDKPAAGPRRATVAVSAGFGGGPFVAGLVAEFAPGPKLVPYLVFLCVLAVVIPIMWTTPETQFRTGAATARRGPLIPKVALTGTFLWAVAAWAPWVFGTVTVSFVTLPVYVAQDVGMKTAYIGALAGVAMIAGMLIQPTAARVAAKGMLPLSVMALGIACAGMLLAAATVWLDSAAMVFPAAIVLGASYGIMMVAGLREVEAIARPDELGALIGVFYALSYIGFFVPFTLSLVAPLVGRVTGLGGEWGIILCLLFGAAVCVASMVPVGRAAERGLKLARRKDSP from the coding sequence ATGACTGTGACGCGGAACACACCCGGGTTCTCCGGCCCACCGGACGACCCGATCGAGCCCGGAAACTCCGGCACATCCCACGCCCCCACCGCGCCGCAATCCCCCGCCCGCCCCGCCATCGGCCGCCGCGACTGGCTCCGCGTGGGCCTGGCGATGTTCGCCATCGGCTACGGCGCGAACCTCTTCGCCCCGATGCTCGAGGTCTACCGGGACCTCAACGGCACGAGCCAGTCGTCGGTCACGGCGATGTTCGGCATCTACGCCGCCGGGCTGGTCCCCGCGCTGCTGATCTTCGGCCCCATCTCCGACCGCCGCGGCCGCCGTGCGGTGCTGCGCCCGGCGATGCTCGTCTCCGCCACCGGCACCGTCATCCTGGCGTCGGCGGCGGCCGGGCCGGAGTGGCTGCTGTTCCCCGGGCGCTTCGTCGTCGGCGCTTCGGTGGGCATGGCAATGGCGTGCGGGGCGGCGTGGATCAAGCAGCTTTCCGTCGACAAGCCCGCCGCGGGCCCCCGGCGCGCAACCGTCGCCGTATCCGCGGGGTTCGGCGGCGGGCCCTTCGTCGCCGGCCTGGTCGCCGAGTTCGCTCCCGGCCCGAAACTGGTGCCCTACCTGGTGTTCCTGTGCGTGCTGGCGGTGGTCATCCCGATCATGTGGACCACCCCGGAAACCCAGTTCCGCACCGGCGCGGCGACCGCCCGGCGCGGCCCGCTGATCCCGAAGGTCGCGCTGACCGGCACGTTCCTGTGGGCGGTGGCGGCATGGGCGCCGTGGGTGTTCGGCACGGTGACGGTGTCCTTCGTGACGCTGCCCGTCTACGTCGCACAGGACGTCGGCATGAAGACGGCGTACATCGGCGCGCTCGCCGGCGTGGCCATGATCGCGGGCATGCTCATCCAACCGACCGCCGCCCGCGTCGCCGCGAAGGGCATGCTGCCGCTGTCGGTGATGGCGCTGGGCATCGCGTGCGCGGGCATGCTGCTCGCGGCGGCGACGGTGTGGCTGGACAGCGCGGCGATGGTGTTCCCCGCGGCGATCGTGCTGGGCGCCAGCTACGGCATCATGATGGTCGCCGGCCTCCGCGAGGTCGAGGCCATCGCCCGCCCCGACGAGCTCGGCGCGCTGATCGGCGTGTTCTACGCGCTGTCATACATCGGCTTTTTCGTGCCGTTCACGCTGTCGCTCGTCGCGCCGCTGGTCGGGCGCGTGACGGGGCTGGGCGGCGAGTGGGGCATCATCCTGTGCCTGCTCTTCGGCGCGGCGGTGTGCGTGGCGTCGATGGTGCCGGTCGGCCGCGCCGCCGAGCGGGGCCTGAAACTCGCCCGACGAAAGGACTCCCCATGA
- a CDS encoding mismatch-specific DNA-glycosylase: MSGDLDSFRDAVIDDINVDACRLLVVGINPGLWTAKVGAPFARPGNRFWPALHEAGITPRLVDAREGLCDDDLRMLARVGLGFTNVVARATARAGELSDEEIRAGGRILDDKVARQREARGGPEIVMVAGIGAFRTAFGAKTADGEPVAVGKQDREIGGAETWVVPNPSGLNAHETVASLARAYHEVWERLG; encoded by the coding sequence ATGAGCGGGGACCTCGACTCCTTCCGCGACGCGGTCATCGACGACATCAACGTCGATGCCTGCCGCCTGCTCGTCGTCGGCATCAATCCCGGCCTGTGGACGGCCAAGGTCGGCGCGCCCTTCGCCCGGCCGGGCAACCGCTTCTGGCCGGCGCTGCACGAGGCCGGCATCACGCCCCGGCTCGTCGACGCGCGCGAGGGGCTTTGCGACGACGACCTCCGCATGCTCGCCCGGGTGGGCCTCGGGTTCACCAACGTGGTGGCCCGTGCGACGGCGCGCGCGGGCGAACTGTCGGACGAGGAAATCCGCGCCGGCGGCCGCATCCTCGACGACAAGGTCGCCCGCCAGCGGGAGGCCCGGGGTGGCCCGGAGATCGTGATGGTCGCGGGCATCGGGGCATTCCGCACGGCGTTCGGAGCGAAAACGGCGGACGGGGAGCCGGTGGCCGTCGGCAAGCAGGACCGGGAAATCGGCGGCGCGGAGACGTGGGTCGTGCCCAACCCCAGCGGCCTCAACGCGCACGAGACGGTCGCGTCGCTGGCGCGGGCGTACCACGAGGTGTGGGAGCGACTGGGTTAG
- a CDS encoding NUDIX hydrolase, protein MTPEFIVELRRHLGHAELWLIGVTVIVVRGDDGAEEVLLVRRADDGRWTPVTGIVDPGEEPDVAGVREVLEETALHVELESLLAVQATRAIEYPNGDRARYLDHAFVARVAGDGGSGEAGQDARPHPADGENTAAEWVPLSQVPSMGPRFDRTVELAIRARRGESDGAVLFGEEERPR, encoded by the coding sequence ATGACCCCGGAATTCATCGTGGAACTGCGCCGGCACCTCGGCCATGCGGAACTGTGGCTGATCGGCGTGACGGTCATCGTCGTGCGCGGCGACGACGGCGCCGAGGAGGTGCTGCTGGTCCGGCGCGCCGACGACGGCCGGTGGACGCCGGTGACCGGCATCGTCGACCCCGGCGAGGAACCCGACGTCGCCGGCGTGCGCGAGGTCCTGGAGGAAACGGCGCTGCACGTCGAGCTGGAATCGCTGCTGGCCGTGCAGGCCACCCGCGCCATCGAGTACCCCAACGGCGACCGGGCGCGGTACCTGGACCATGCCTTCGTCGCCCGGGTGGCCGGTGACGGGGGCAGTGGCGAGGCCGGACAAGATGCCCGGCCACACCCCGCCGACGGCGAGAACACCGCCGCCGAATGGGTGCCGCTGTCGCAGGTGCCGTCCATGGGGCCCCGCTTCGACCGCACCGTCGAGCTGGCCATCCGCGCCCGCCGCGGCGAATCCGACGGTGCGGTTCTCTTCGGCGAGGAGGAACGCCCCCGATGA
- a CDS encoding sensor histidine kinase, translated as MNTPNTSLYDAAEGRGTRSVAKRDDRRGATAATDDAGARRPRTLGEGLKRPGYLVSKWPWLAIGYALIGVVLASALSSVLLVLLLLSLVPQLRAMIWPALLRAEAWRLGIIDAPASEQMTPPLARMVEDGGTPTFSQFAHLALVTFVIGPLSTALAAVIPFAAFTVLFPWWLFDVAVVQSGATPQEAADVASVYDAVIAPLPTWAIAAWVIVAALVTIIVSLYLFGLWALALGKLAKTLMAPTEEQLRADVDRLESARADVLDAAALERTRIEGALHDGVQHRLVALTMKLGMAEAEDPDGPTGKLAADVHREIDEVLADLRRVIRNIQPRALSERGLRAAVADLAAGMPLPVDVDVPSARMPRHIEEAAFFIAAEALSNVAKHSGATRATVIGGIEGGLLTLTIADDGRGGAAERAADPLGSGHGLRGMRQRAAGVDGTVTVTSPDGRGTTVTLTCPAMIVQAASAFDGGAGTGALAAAGGPADSAVADRAGGTIAGPTAPSPEEDSRR; from the coding sequence ATGAACACCCCCAACACTTCGCTTTACGACGCCGCCGAGGGGCGCGGCACGCGGTCCGTCGCCAAGCGCGACGACCGGCGCGGCGCGACCGCCGCAACCGACGATGCCGGCGCGCGCCGCCCCCGCACGCTGGGCGAAGGGCTGAAACGGCCCGGCTACCTGGTGTCGAAATGGCCGTGGCTTGCCATCGGCTACGCGCTGATCGGCGTCGTCCTGGCCTCGGCGCTGTCGTCGGTGCTGCTGGTTCTGCTGCTGCTGAGCCTGGTGCCGCAGCTGCGGGCAATGATCTGGCCGGCGCTGCTGCGCGCCGAAGCCTGGCGGCTGGGCATCATCGACGCCCCCGCGTCCGAGCAGATGACCCCTCCGCTCGCGCGGATGGTCGAAGACGGCGGCACGCCGACGTTCTCTCAGTTCGCGCACCTGGCGCTGGTGACGTTCGTCATCGGCCCGCTGTCGACGGCGCTGGCCGCCGTCATCCCCTTCGCGGCTTTCACCGTCCTGTTCCCCTGGTGGCTTTTCGACGTCGCCGTGGTGCAAAGCGGGGCCACCCCGCAGGAGGCCGCCGACGTGGCTTCCGTGTACGACGCCGTCATCGCACCGCTGCCCACGTGGGCCATCGCGGCCTGGGTGATCGTCGCGGCGCTGGTGACGATCATCGTTTCGCTGTACCTGTTCGGCCTGTGGGCCCTGGCCCTGGGCAAGCTGGCGAAGACGCTGATGGCGCCGACCGAGGAGCAGCTGCGCGCCGACGTCGACCGTCTCGAGTCCGCCCGCGCCGACGTCCTCGACGCCGCCGCGCTGGAGCGCACGCGGATCGAGGGGGCCCTCCACGACGGCGTCCAGCACCGCCTGGTCGCCCTGACCATGAAGCTCGGCATGGCCGAGGCCGAGGATCCCGACGGCCCCACCGGCAAGCTGGCCGCCGACGTGCACCGCGAGATCGACGAGGTCCTCGCCGACCTGCGCCGCGTGATCCGCAACATCCAGCCGCGCGCCCTGTCCGAGCGCGGGCTGCGGGCGGCGGTGGCGGACCTGGCCGCCGGGATGCCGCTGCCCGTCGACGTCGACGTCCCGTCGGCGCGGATGCCCCGCCACATCGAGGAGGCGGCGTTCTTCATCGCCGCCGAGGCGCTGTCCAACGTGGCCAAGCACTCCGGCGCCACGCGGGCGACGGTGATCGGCGGCATCGAGGGTGGCCTGCTGACCCTCACCATCGCCGACGACGGCCGTGGCGGCGCGGCGGAACGGGCCGCGGATCCGCTCGGCTCCGGCCATGGGCTGCGCGGCATGCGCCAGCGCGCGGCGGGCGTCGACGGTACCGTGACCGTGACCAGCCCCGACGGGCGCGGCACGACGGTGACGCTGACGTGCCCGGCGATGATCGTCCAGGCGGCGTCCGCGTTCGATGGTGGCGCGGGCACGGGTGCCCTCGCCGCCGCCGGCGGTCCCGCCGATTCCGCGGTCGCCGACCGTGCCGGCGGCACCATCGCCGGGCCCACCGCCCCGTCCCCCGAGGAGGATTCCCGCCGATGA